The proteins below come from a single Peromyscus leucopus breed LL Stock chromosome 13, UCI_PerLeu_2.1, whole genome shotgun sequence genomic window:
- the LOC114704271 gene encoding LOW QUALITY PROTEIN: 28S ribosomal protein S9, mitochondrial-like (The sequence of the model RefSeq protein was modified relative to this genomic sequence to represent the inferred CDS: inserted 2 bases in 1 codon; deleted 1 base in 1 codon): MTPRFCELLRSFSHRSLVGEEAAALHSVFLTGEQLLGLKHVQPTANLAAPCVSCGQALSPLISHAARVSLCQRPGYLTTPTVDWQAGPRSQLLKLIHTTVVTTKKNVQASRQASCTEDFIKKQVEGFNIGKRPIANTMGEDPETFTEEDVDGVIAYLFPSGLFEKQARPMMKHPEQIFPKQKAIQQGEDGHPFHFLFSTGKQSYYSLMHEVYGKSLQLETHRGPRSEKTESRDLTGSRWLTKEELEGMLVEKLSDQDYVQFIQMLEKLLTLPYGPAEEEFVQRFRRSVTIQSKKQVIELVQYDEKGMAFSTSRGRRKXTTAPAGVYEHGNGKIHVKGVDYLLYFPVTQDRAQLMFPFHFLDRVEKHRVTCTVTGGGRSVQAGVIRLAMAKALCSFITKDEVECMRQAGLLIPDPRVREWKKPGQEGARRKFTWKKR, encoded by the exons CTGGGGAGCAACTACTGGGTTTAAAACATGTTCAGCCAACAGCCAACCTGGCGGCTCCCTGTGTGTCCTGTGGTCAAGCTCTTTCCCCTCTGATCTCTCACGCTGCTAGGGTTAGTCTATGCCAGAGGCCTGGATACCTGACAACC CCGACAGTTGACTGGCAGGCGGGTCCCAGGTCCCAGCTATTAAAGCTAATACATACCACAGttgtaacaacaaagaaaaatgtccaaGCCTCAAGACAGGCATCGTGCACAGAGGATTTTATTAAAAAGCAGGTTGAAGGCTTCAACATAGGGAAGAGGCCCATAGCCAACACGATGGGAGAAGATCCAGAAACTTTTACCGAAGAGGATGTTGACGGAGTTATTGCTTACCTTTTTCCAAGTGGTTTGTTTGAGAAGCAAGCCAGGCCAATGATGAAGCATCCTGAACAgatttttccaaaacaaaaagcaatccAGCAGGGAGAAGATGGCcatccatttcattttctcttctctactGGCAAACAGTCATACTATTCATTAATGCATGAAGTATATGGAAAGAGCCTCCAGCTAGAAACACACAGAGGTCCACGTTCAGAAAAAACTGAGTCCAGAGACCTGACTGGCAGCAGATGGCTGACTAAGGAGGAACTAGAAGGAATGTTAGTGGAAAAACTGTCAGATCAAGATTATGTGCAGTTCATCCAGATGCTGGAAAAGTTATTGACATTGCCATATGGGCCTGCAGAAGAAGAATTTGTGCAGAGGTTCCGCAGAAGTGTAACTATTCAATCAAAAAAGCAGGTGATTGAACTGGTGCAGTATGACGAGAAAGGCATGGCCTTCAGCACCAGCCGAGGCAGAAGAAA CACCACAGCACCGGCGGGTGTTTACGAGCACGGAAATGGGAAGATCCACGTGAAGGGAGTTGATTATCTGCTTTACTTTCCCGTCACACAGGACAGAGCACAGTTGATGTTCCCTTTCCACTTCCTGGACCGGGTGGAAAAGCACCGTGTAACCTGCACAGTCACCGGTGGTGGGCGATCGGTGCAGGCAGGAGTCATACGCTTGGCAATGGCCAAAGCTTTATGCAGCTTCATCACCAAGGACGAGGTGGAGTGCATGAGACAAGCTGGACTGCTTATTCCTGACCCACGGGTCAGAGAGTGGAAGAAGCCAGGTCAGGAGGGTGCCCGAAGAAAGTTCACCTGGAAGAAGCGCTAA